The Bdellovibrio sp. ZAP7 DNA segment GTATATTCCCGTATATGGACAGGGGGCAAAAATTATTGCCACTCGTCCAGTCTTATCCCGCATCAGAAATCCTCAGCAGATTATCTATGTTGCCAATTATTTTTCTGATGACATCAGTGTTTTGGATATCACCAATCTGAAGGACGACGGCGTTTTGAAAGGGGATTCGTACTTTGTTAAAAAGATTGATTTGAATTCACACTTTAAACCACCTGTGAATCACGGCTATCAAATTGCGCCAAGGGGAATTGCTTTTTCTCCAGATGGTAAGTACGCGTTTGTTCTCGCCACAGAAACAGGAAGTCTGTTCGTTGTGGATTCTATTGAACACAAACAGGTTGCGGAGTTGGCTCCGATCAGTAGAGACGCCGCCGGCAGAGATCTAAATCTTCGCCATATCGTGATTTCACGAGACGGAAATTATGCTTATTTAAGTCATATGCGTGGTAACGCTGTTTCGCGAATTGATTTGCGCAGGCTTATGTCTGTGGTGGAGGCTTTGCCAGAAAAAGGACCGAACGTCGTTTTGCCAGCGACATTGTGGCAGGAGCTTTTCGTTCCATTTGCAACAGCGACGGGTCCAAAAAACATTCTGGTGCTAGAGGACTATCCAAAAGATCATCCTAACTTCCCGAATAAAAAATGGCCTTTGGCTCACCCGAACACGATTGTTTTAGATCCGGTTCAGAATCGCTATCTGTATGTGTCTTCCAGAACGACATCGACTGAAGGTGATTCGGAAGTGAATGCCGGAATCATGGGCAAGGTGGACATCATTGATACTCAAAATGGTGCGGTCGTTTTTACCTTGGTCGGGGGAGCTCAACCCACGGCTTTGGATATCACTCCAGACGGAAATACACTTATTTCCGGCGCGCTGATCGGGGCTAAGTTGTTTATTTATGACGTCGGAAAATTGATCCGACTTTACGAAAAATAGAAAAGAAAAAGGTCCCTCAAGGGGACCTTTTTTTATTTGTAGTCGTTGTAACCTTTTTCACCGGGAGTGTAGAAGGTCGTGGGGTCGTACGGTGTTAGGGGTTTTCCCTCTTTCAATTTCGCCACAAGATCGGGATTTGAAATAAATGGACGACCGATAGCCACCAGGTCACCTTTTTTATCCATCAGATCTTGCTCAGCTCTTTTTTCATCATAACCGCCGGACGTGATGTAAAGGCCTTTGAAATTTTGCTGAATCAGTTTTTTGATTTCGGGATTAACGGGAGGAGCACCCATCGCACTGTGATCAACGACGTGAATATAAACCAATCCTAAGTCGGACAGTTTTTGGGCAAGTGTAGAATAGAACTTCTCGATGCCTTCAAAAGGACCTGTATCGTTGAAAACGCCATATGGAGAAACGCGAATACCTAAACGGTCGCCACCAATTTTTTCCACTGTGCCTTTGGCGATTTCCAAAACAAAACGCATGCGATTTTCATCGGAACCACCATACATATCTGTGCGCTTGTTCGATTTAGGATTTAAGAATTGCTCAATCAAGTAGCCATTGGCACCGTGAAGTTCTACGCCGTCAAAACCTGCTTGAATCGCAAGCTCCGCACTCTTGATGTATTCTTGAATCGTGGCTTTGACTTCCTCGGTCGTCATTTCATGGGGAGTTGTGTAGGGCTGCTCTTGCTTCGTGTCGGTCCAAATTTTTCCAGACAAGGCAATCGCTGATGGCGCTACCATTTTAGCACCAGGAGGCAAATTGTCAGGATGAGAAGCGCGGCCCGTGTGCATTAGCTGTGCAAAGATATGTCCGCCTTTGGCGTGAACAGCGTCAGTGACTTTTTTCCAGCTGGCAGCTTGCTCTTGATTAAACAGTCCCGGGATACGGGCATAGCCCAAACCGTTTGGTGACGGAGAAATTCCTTCAGAAATAATCAACCCAGCAGAGGCGCGGTCAGCATAATATTTAGCGATCATATCATTTGCTAAATTTCCAATCGCACGGGAGCGGGTCATCGGTGCCATTGCCAGTCGATTTTGCAGTTTAATACGGCCTAATTGTACAGGTTCAAAAAGAGGACGGTTCATAACGGATCCTTTCCAAATGTGATCATAATTAGTAACAATAATGAGCACACTTTAAAAAAAGACAAGCTGATATTTAACTAGGTCCCAGAACTAATTTATGACAAGGAAGTGTTTATTTTGTAGCTGTATTTTTCTCGATGCACTCAACATTCTCAGTCGGCGCCGAAGGCTTCAAATGTTCGATACGAGCGGACTGAACTCCCCCAGCCGCCGCACGTTGTTTTGTGACCAAAACTCGATAACTCCAATTCTTAAACTCCAAATTTTCCGAAGTCGCAGTCAAATAAGCCCGCACCGGCTCCTTAGAAAGAATCAAATTATCAACCATCACCAGCCAGGTAGTAGCCTGAAACGCCCTACCATCTGTCAGCGTACAAACCACAAAATTCCCATCAGCATCCTGAGAAAGTGAATCAGGATCAACATCCGTCTCCCCAGGAGCAGCAAAAGAAAATGAAGCAGCCAAAGTAAGAAGGACGGTGATAATTAGTTTCATAAACCCAATATACCCCAAGGGCGGCGCCGAAGGCCAGCCCAACAGAAAACACGCGTTCACCATTTTCCTCTCTGCCGCAAGCTCCACAGCCAACCGAAAGAGAAAACGAAGGGCACGAAAAAAGATCGAACCGAAATACAAACTTAACTAACAAGGAAAGAAAAGAGCGAGGACTGACCGAAGCGGCAGAGAGGAAAATGGTGATTCCGGTACGACTCGAACGTACGACCCTCTCCTTAGAAGGGAGATGCTCTATCCAGCTGAGCTACGGAACCACTTGGCGTTAATATCGCCGAAGGGGCACAAACTAGCAAATTGATTCCCAAATTCCAAGCCCATGACCGCACTTTTTCACTCATAATGCGTTGCATCGGAGCATGGTGGACCCATTTGATTTCTAATTGGTGCCGTCTACTGAATCAAAAACCGCAGGCCTTCGGATGGAGTTGCAGCTTTAAAGCCGCTTGAAGTGCCTTGGGGTTGCAAGCAGGAATGTAAACCGGCGGTTTCCAAGGTTGAGCATTCGTAAAGCTAAATGTGTTGCCAGCCCTGGGAATCGTTGGTCAAGTCGACAGCTATGAAATTCATCAAAGCAAATCTTCCTCGTCGTAAGTTTCTTCAATACTTGGCTGCCATCGCTCCGGCTGCCTGGCTTGCGAAAGCCCAAGCCCTGACAGCGAATGATTCTGGCGACGTCACCTCGACAGCGCGACAGCTCGCTGCCGGCAGAAAAATGCCGATGTTGCAGACATGGGCTGATGAAACGAGCGCTTTAGTTGTCGTGATGGGACCGAAGGGCCTTACGTTTGATTCGCAAAACAACGCGGGCTTAACGGTGCAACTTATGCGCGCTGATGATCTTGGCAGCCAATTCACTTTGTATCGCCTGCAAGTTACGGGTCTTTCCCCAACGGCTTACAGTCAGATCGGTGTCTACAATCAAAACCGTCTGGTGGATGTGCGTTCGTTGAAGGGCCTTGATATGACTCAAGCCTCTCCGAATCTGGCTGTCGCATCTTGCGCGAACTTCCGTAAAACCGAAGGACAAGAATACATCTACCCTCGTTTTCACGAAGCTAAGACCGATGCGATTTTCTTTATCGGGGACATCGTCTATAGCAATTCACGTGTGGGTTCTGTTTTCAAAACTCCTGAGGAACCAAGTTCGGCTCTGGCTCGCTATGTGGAAACGTGGAGAACCGTGGATCTTTATCAGATGGAGCCCTTGGTTCCAACGTTGGCTATGTGGGATGATCACGATTACGGTCAGAATAATGGGGATGCGACCAATCCTTACCGCGACCAGATGAAGGCGATCTTTAGATCCTTCTATCCGATGCCAGAGGTGCATGAGCGTTTAAGCTATGGCCCGGGTGTTTCGTTTCGCTTAAGAGCTTTCGGAATTGATTTCCACTTCTTGGATGATCGCAGCTTCCTTGTAAATCAAGTCACTCAGTGGGGCGAGCAACAGGAAGACTGGTTCTTTAAAGACTATCTTGCAAGTTCAAATCCCGCGTGGATCATGAACGGTGTTCAGTTTGTACAATACGCTCCCGTTGGCGAAAGTGTTCAAAGGGGAGGGCTCCCATCTTTGCAACGCTTAAGAAACGTCATCAAAGCAAACATGAAGCCAGTCGTTTTTGTGACGGGCGATGTTCATTACTCCCAGATACAATATCTTTCGAAAGAGTATTTCGGATTGAACACGTATGAGCTGACTTCCAGTGCGATTCACAGCTCGTCAGTGGGGGAGTGGTTGCGCAGATCTCAAGAAGTCGGGCAGCTGTTTTATTATGGCGAATCGAACTTCTTCATCGTGAAGCCACGAATCGAAGCAAAAGCGATGCAGCTGGAAGTGTCCTGCGCAACCGCGACGGGAATTTACCCAACTGTTTCGGCTCCACTAAGAATTGAAACTTAAGTGCCGCGGGTCACTTACTAAGTGATGTGACGTTTTTGTAGGCTTGCGCAAAGGGCGACGCCGCCTAAGATCACGTACCATAGTGAAAGAATCCACAAGGTCAGGATCGGGATCGCGGCAAAGGAGCCATAGATTTTATTGTAGTTAAATACTCCTAAGGTCAGATAGGAGAAGCCTTTGTGCACTCCGAACATTCCAGCAGCACCCAACAGGGAACTTACAAAGGCCGAGCGCCAGTGCACGGGAAGATCGGGGACTAATTTGTAGATCAGGAACAAGCTTCCAACCAAGACCATGCCGTTCATGAATCCTGTCGGTAAAAGCTTACGAACCACCTGGAATTGATCCAAGGTATTAAAGCCCACATAGATCGCCAGGAAAACGGGAATCAAAAGGATCAACACCCATTGATAGATCAAACGCTTGTAAAAGGGACGGGTGTTTTTCTGGTTCCATACGCGGTGAATGCCGACTTCCATATCGTGCAGCAGGCGCAAAGACGTGATGAACAAAAACACGGCCCCTGTTGTTCCGACTTTCCCGGCATTGATGTTTTTTAAAAAGATGCGCAGATATTTTGTCAAATCACTGCCGGCCGCTTCACGCAGGTTCATTAGCAAAAAGAATTCAACTTTGGGATAGAGAGCTTCAAAGCCACCGATAGACTGAAAGGTCGCCGTCACGACCGCAAGAAAAGGCACCATACCCAGGATCGTAGAAAACGAAAGGGAGCTTGCCACCAATGCAAGTTCACCATCCCGCATTTGTTGGACAGTGTCTTTGATGACGCCCCAAAAGTTTTTAAAATTCGATTTAACTTTGCCGATCATTGCTGCCATTCCTTACTTCACCATAACGGCTAAATCTGAAAAAGGGCATTAAAAAAGGGATGCCGGTCTGGCATCCCTTTTGGAAACTTATTTGTTAACTGTCGTGATTAGTTTTTGCTAGCCACGCGGCTTTTTGAGCCTTTTTTCTTTTTCTCTGCCTTACAGAAAGCTACATCTGGTTTTTTGGCTTTTTTGCCAAGCTTCGCGACTTTTTTGCAGTCCACTTTTGGCTTCTTAGCATTCGCTTTTGCCAGAGCTTTTTTCTCGGCTTTACAGAAAGCTACGTCATTTTTCTTAGCTTTCTTGCCAGCCTTCGCTACCTTTTTGCAATCCACTTTAGGCTTTTTAGCGACTTCTTTTTTGCTTTTAGTTGCGGCCATTTTTTTTGCTGGCAGTTTGGAGCTCTTGCGGGGCGAATCAAATGAAGAAGAGCCATAAACCTGTGGTTCTTCCGGTGCAACGTTGGCGATAGCCGGTGTCGGTTCACCTTGCCAGCTTGGAGCGGCACGTTCCATTTCTTCGTTCACAGTTTTTTGTGGCAGGTTTTGAGAGTCACCAGCTGAGTTGTCAGCGGGGCCTTGAGTTTTAGCAGCAATATCGCTTGCCGCTTCTGCAACATACGGGTCGGCATGGTTAGAAAGCTCTGCGCCTTCTTGAGCAGGTTCCGCAGCGGCTTGTTCGCCACCAGCAGCAGGAGTTTCTCTGGCGGCATCTGGATCAGACAGATCCAATGGGTCTGTTGGTTTTGGCTGTTCTTGTGTTGCAGGAGCTTCGCTAGATCCCATCCAGGATTTCATCGTCGCGCAGGAAATCATAAATGAACTGAGTGTTGCTAGAACTAGTAAATTTCTCATGGTGTCCCTCTCGTAAATGTTATCAGCATAACAACACTATCGGCGGGAACTTTGATAAACAAAACAGTGTTCTCAAAATAGAGCGTTCCCATTTGGGGCGCTTATGAACACTGTTGGAAAAGAGGTAAAAAGTTCGTCAGTTATAACCAGAATCGTTTTTGGACCGCAAAATCATGGCCATTTCGTTCAATCAAGGCAGCATCACAGTAGGGATCATGCTCAAAAAAGAGATACCACTTTTTATCCGCAGCTTCGCCCAGATAGTGGGTTTTTTCTTCCATCAAAACCAGGGGCTGCAAATCATATCCCATCAACCACGGTATTTTCACGTGAGTGCTGGTAGGAACCATGTCGGCGCAATACATCAGGCCGTTTTGGCCGTCAGTAACTTGGATAATTTGTTGGGACTGAGTGTGACCATTTGAAATAATGCAGGAGATTCCAGGAATGAAATTCTGAGTTGGACCATCCAAAAGTTTTAAGACTCCCGCATCGATCAGCGGTTGAAAATTCGCTGCATAGTAGCTGGCTTTTTCACGCAGGTTTGGGTGGCTGGCAACCTCGAGGTTTCCTTTTTGCGCCCAATAAGTGGCTTTGGGGAAAGTTGGAACAAGCTTGCCATCTTTTTCCGTCACGCCACCGCCGGCATGGTCAAAATGGAAGTGGGTGATAATCACATGATGGATGTCTTCAGGATTTAAACCATGGGCTTTAAGGGACTTCATCAGTGTCGGCCCGCTTTGATCCATTCCGTACATTTCCGCAAACTTATTACCGAGCTTGTCGCCGTACTTCGCAACGAAGTCAGCTCCGTTGCCCGTATCGATCAGAACGTTGCAGCCAGGGGATTTTAAAAGTAAACCACGGGCTTCCATCTGAATGCGGTTCTTGTCGTCAGTGGGATTGGTTTTTTCCCACAAAACTTTGGGAACTGTTCCAAACATCGCTCCGCCGTCCAAGCCAAAGATTCCCGTAGGAACCGGGCACACTTCATAGGGACCGATTTTCAAGTGAGCTTTTTCAACTTCAAATTTATTCTGCTGAACTGTCATCGGAAGTCTCCTTGATTTCAGGCGAGCTGGTTGGTGTTTCGGCAGGGAAGGCTTCTGGTGAGAAACTCATCACCCAGCTCTTATAAGCAGCATACACCTCTTGAATGGGGCCGGGAGGATGAACGGGACCAACGTGCAAAACCAAGCGACCTGGTTTGGCAAAGAACTGACCTTTTGGCCATAGGTCCGCATTTCCCTCTAGGTACGTGAACAAAATCGGTGTCTGTGTTTTTTCCGAGAAAATGGAAACACCACGTTTGAATTCCTGCACTTTCCCTGTTTGGGAACGAGTGCCCTCGGGGAAAATGATCAGCCACATGCGCGGAAGTTCGGTCAATAGTTTTAGGATCAAATTGACAGCTTCACCCTTGCGATCCTTGCGATCGATAGGAATCGCGCCCAGACAGTGTTGAGAGAAAAACATGAACAGGGGATTTGAGAAAAAATAATCCTTTGCCGCAGCGATGTAAACGCTCAACCAGTAACGGCGCGGGATAGAGGCGGCGATCGAAACCGCATCCAAGTGACTTGCGTGATTGCTGATGATGATCAGCTTGGGATGTTTTTCGTAAACCGTTTTAAACGGCACGCCTGTGACTTTCAGGCGGATGTAAAATTTAAAGATGATATTCTTAAGAATCAAGGACCACAAAAAACGCATGCACACGCTGAAGAAATCAATGTGGCGGGTAAAAAGCGGCAAATGTTTTAAATAAGTCGGCAGTTTCGTCCACTGCTCGTTTTCGTAGTCCCAATCCTTCATAACAGAACCGTCATCACGTAATAATAAATCGGAGCGACAAAAATCAAACGGTCCACACGGTGAAGGAAATCACCTCGGCCGATGATAAAAGGACCCACAGTCTTCATACCAGCATCACGGCGAACCACCGTCATGACCAGGTCACCCAAGAAACCGCCCAGAGAGGCAATCAAGCCCGAAGCCAACCAGTACTTATCCGAACCATCCGGAAGCAAGAAGCGCATGCTGCCAGCCAGGAACAATGTCAGGAAAATGGAAACAGCGGTACTTCCCACAGTACGGCGGGGATTGATAGATGGGAAAAGTCTCCAGCCACCGATATAACGACCGACGGCCAAGTTCGTGTTGTCACAGAACTCTGTCAGGATTATCAAATACATCAACTGATAAATTCCGTTCGGGAACTTCATGATCAAACCCAAGTGCATGAACGACCATCCCAAAAAGATGAACGCCAGTAACGTTAAAGACATGTACTGAATCATGCGCTTGTAAGAGTTTCGGATCAGCGGAACCAAACAGGCGACGCCCAACACGATCATCGGCATCACATTATAGATATCTTCACGATCAAAATAAATACAAGCCGCCAAACCGATGATGCCCGCATAGCAGATCAAAACGAAATTGCTTCGCTGGAACATACCCATGATTTGGAAAAAGATCTTGGCTCCCAGAATTGCCAGGCACGTTAAACAAATCAAGGGCCACGGTGTCGGCAAACCCATAACGATGAACATGATGGGAGCTGCTATCAACCAGCTTTTGATGCTGGCCCAGGATTGGACAAAGTAATAGTTCTTGTTACGGAAGAAAAAGACGATCGCGCCGGAACCGAAGATGATCGAAAGAACGATCATCACGGTCTGACGGTAAATGTGCGACTCCCATGCAGCCGGAATATTCAATGTGATGGGAAGTTGAAAATCCATGAATCTTAGTCCTCTTGGATGTTGTAATCGCTGATCTTTTTATAAAGATTCGATCTGGAGACCTGCAAAAGCTGTGAAGCTTCTTCGATACTCTTTGTTTGTTTCATCGCCGTGCGTATCACATGCGCCTCGAACTCATCAACTAAAGTATTTAGCCCTTTTGCGAAATCAATCACAGTGTAAGAGGGAGCTTTAGCTGGAGTGGCGGCTGGTGTTAACCACTGGTTGACATCCTCTGCGCGAATAAACGGCAAGGGCGATGTCAGACTGAGTTGCTCACACACGCGTTTTAGTTCGCGCACGTTGCCCGGCCAGTTGTAAGTTTTAAGTGCCGCCAAACCATCTTCTGTAAACTGCTTGTTACGACGAGGTCGTTCCATTGCCAAAAAGTGCTGAGCCAATTCATCAATGTCGGCCAAGCGGTCACGTAAAGGTGGCAGTTGAACCCGTTGAGAGGCAAGACGGTATAAAAGGTCTTCGCGGAATTCGCCTGCAGCCACCATTTTATCCAGTGGCTTATTGGAAGCGACAATCACACGGGCTTTCACCGTGATGGATTCTTTCGCGCCGACCTTGCGAACTTCGCCGCTTTCTAAAAAGCGCAAAAGCTTCGCTTGTTGAGTTAGGGGCAGGGCTTCGATTTCATCCAGGAATAAATCGCCACCGTTGGCAGCTTCGGCAAGTCCGATTTTATTTTGATCAGCTCCGGTGAAGGCACCTTTCACATGACCAAACATTTCGGATTCAAATAAATTATCAGGGATGCTAGCGATGTTGACGGCGATGAACGGTCTTTCGCCTTCTTGTTCGTGCAAGAGTTTTGCGACGACTTCTTTACCACAACCTGTTTCGCCTTCGATCAAGACGGGCTTGCTTTCACCGCGCAAATCCGCCAGACGTTTTTTGATCGTTTGAGATTCTTTGCTTTGTCCCACCCAGCGAGTGGAGTTACGGTCTGAATGTGGATCGACCGTACGCAGATCCCAAAGCGCTTCGATTTTTTCGAGCACCATGGCGATCTCTTCAGGCATCAATGGTTTTGCTAGGAAACGTTGCGCCCCAGCCTTAAGGCAAGACTCCATCAACTCGCGGCTTAAATCGCCCGACATCGCGACGACTTCCAGTTGTGGATTGTGTTTCATAAGTTTTTCGATCACCTGGGGGCCGACTGCTGGTTTATTAGGCTCCAAGTGCATGTCTACGAAAGCTGCATGGTAAAAACGTTCAAACTGAACAGCTTCCAGCTTTTGCGCTGAAAAGACCTTCCAGTAAGAAGGCAGGCTCATCTTGAGCGATTGGTGAATGAGTGGATCATCATCAACGATAAGTAGGGAAAATACTCGAGTTTTTGCCATAGGATATAGGATGGCCCGTCGAAGGTCCTTTGACCACCCTTAATGCCCATGGTCAGTAGTGACGACCGTCAGGTTTTAGCTCTAAAATGACGTGTAATGGAGGCTGCATGAGCGAGCTTAAGATTCTTCTGACTGAAAACATCCACGCCGTCGCGAAAGAAAGACTTTCCGATGAAGGTTTCAAAGTGGATTTGATCTCGCACTCTCCATCTGAAGAAGAGTTATTAAAAATTCTTCCGGACTATCAGGTGCTGGGTATCCGTTCAAAAACTGAAATCACGAAAAAAGTTTTGGAAGCCAACAAACATCTTCTTACGATTGGTTGTTTTTGCATCGGTACCAATCAAGTAGATTTGCCTGCTGCCAGAAAATGGGGCGTTCCTGTTTTCAATGCACCTCACTCCAATACGCGTTCTGTGGCCGAGTTAGTTATTGCTGAAATGATTTCTTTGGCTCGTCAATTGGGTGATCGCAACACGCAAGCGCATCTGGGTGGTTGGGTGAAGTCAGCAGAAGGTGCCCATGAGGTTCGTGGCAAAACTTTGGGTATCGTCGGCTACGGTCATATCGGCAGTCAGGTGAGTGTCTTGGCGGAGTCGATGGGCCTTCGTGTGATTTTCTATGACATCGTTAAAAAACTTCCTTTGGGCAATGCCGTTGGCAAAGCGACGTTGGGGGAACTGCTGGCCGAGTCTGACTTTGTTACATTGCATGTTCCTGAAACCGCAGAAACCAAAGACATGATCACGAAAGTGGAACTGGCTTGGATGAAAAAGGGAGCGCACCTGATCAATGCCAGCCGCGGGACCGTGGTGGTGATTGAGGATTTAGTGGCAGCGCTTAAAGAAAAACACATCGCAGGTTGCGCCATCGACGTGTTTCCGGAAGAACCTGCGTCCAACAAGGTTAAGTTTACATCGCCACTCCAAGGAATTCCAAATGTGATTTTGACTCCACATATCGGGGGGAGTACGGAAGAGGCTCAATATGCGATCGGTTTAGAGGTTGCGGAAAGCTTCCGCCGCTATTTGCGCATCGGTTCCACATCGGGTGCCGTGAACTTTCCAAACGTGGATTTGCCCGTCAAACAGGGAACTTCGCGCCTATTGAACGTGCACAGAAATGAGCCCGGGGTTTTGGGTGAAATCAACGGTATCATCTCGAAAGCAGGGGCAAATATCGAAGGGCAGTATCTTTCCACGGACCCTGAAATCGGATACCTGGTGATGGATGTCCACGCCACGCAGGTTCAGTCTTTGGCGGAGCAAATTGGAAAATTGGAGCGCTCAATCCGCACCCGCGTCGTTTACTAAAGTTAAGCGTTACATCCATAACATTTTTGCAAGCCGGGTTGTCCATATCCGGTGCCCGTGATACATCCGGGACCTCGAAAAAATTGGGGGTCCTTTTGAAATCACTATTGATTGCGCTTTCTATCCTTGTCGCCGCACCAGCCTTTGCATTCCAAGTTATGCCATACGAAGGCAATGGTGATGAGCCTCAATCTGGTCCTACAGAATTCATCTCTTGGTGTGATAAAAAAAATAACTCTGTATTGATGGTTCGTGGCGGTCAAATTGTGACTGTTGATGACTGTAACAGCAAAGAACTTACTTGCATCACGACGACTGTGACTGATGGTTTCCGTTCTCGCGTAACGGCTCTTTGCCGCTAGTCTGTTTCCTA contains these protein-coding regions:
- a CDS encoding YncE family protein is translated as MKRQIFTVALALYSCVAGASASDLNAFSTKDFFKMTLPTGCQPKGAKVAPDGRYLYLAEMCGKTDPKTKKRVPTASIYDLEKMTLSKTLITPVGIRKGILANTEVDFSYDGKWALIARAEGNSESQIYKDQGLVTVVNTQTQKIAKYIPVYGQGAKIIATRPVLSRIRNPQQIIYVANYFSDDISVLDITNLKDDGVLKGDSYFVKKIDLNSHFKPPVNHGYQIAPRGIAFSPDGKYAFVLATETGSLFVVDSIEHKQVAELAPISRDAAGRDLNLRHIVISRDGNYAYLSHMRGNAVSRIDLRRLMSVVEALPEKGPNVVLPATLWQELFVPFATATGPKNILVLEDYPKDHPNFPNKKWPLAHPNTIVLDPVQNRYLYVSSRTTSTEGDSEVNAGIMGKVDIIDTQNGAVVFTLVGGAQPTALDITPDGNTLISGALIGAKLFIYDVGKLIRLYEK
- a CDS encoding alkene reductase, translated to MNRPLFEPVQLGRIKLQNRLAMAPMTRSRAIGNLANDMIAKYYADRASAGLIISEGISPSPNGLGYARIPGLFNQEQAASWKKVTDAVHAKGGHIFAQLMHTGRASHPDNLPPGAKMVAPSAIALSGKIWTDTKQEQPYTTPHEMTTEEVKATIQEYIKSAELAIQAGFDGVELHGANGYLIEQFLNPKSNKRTDMYGGSDENRMRFVLEIAKGTVEKIGGDRLGIRVSPYGVFNDTGPFEGIEKFYSTLAQKLSDLGLVYIHVVDHSAMGAPPVNPEIKKLIQQNFKGLYITSGGYDEKRAEQDLMDKKGDLVAIGRPFISNPDLVAKLKEGKPLTPYDPTTFYTPGEKGYNDYK
- a CDS encoding alkaline phosphatase D family protein translates to MKFIKANLPRRKFLQYLAAIAPAAWLAKAQALTANDSGDVTSTARQLAAGRKMPMLQTWADETSALVVVMGPKGLTFDSQNNAGLTVQLMRADDLGSQFTLYRLQVTGLSPTAYSQIGVYNQNRLVDVRSLKGLDMTQASPNLAVASCANFRKTEGQEYIYPRFHEAKTDAIFFIGDIVYSNSRVGSVFKTPEEPSSALARYVETWRTVDLYQMEPLVPTLAMWDDHDYGQNNGDATNPYRDQMKAIFRSFYPMPEVHERLSYGPGVSFRLRAFGIDFHFLDDRSFLVNQVTQWGEQQEDWFFKDYLASSNPAWIMNGVQFVQYAPVGESVQRGGLPSLQRLRNVIKANMKPVVFVTGDVHYSQIQYLSKEYFGLNTYELTSSAIHSSSVGEWLRRSQEVGQLFYYGESNFFIVKPRIEAKAMQLEVSCATATGIYPTVSAPLRIET
- a CDS encoding YihY/virulence factor BrkB family protein, giving the protein MAAMIGKVKSNFKNFWGVIKDTVQQMRDGELALVASSLSFSTILGMVPFLAVVTATFQSIGGFEALYPKVEFFLLMNLREAAGSDLTKYLRIFLKNINAGKVGTTGAVFLFITSLRLLHDMEVGIHRVWNQKNTRPFYKRLIYQWVLILLIPVFLAIYVGFNTLDQFQVVRKLLPTGFMNGMVLVGSLFLIYKLVPDLPVHWRSAFVSSLLGAAGMFGVHKGFSYLTLGVFNYNKIYGSFAAIPILTLWILSLWYVILGGVALCASLQKRHIT
- a CDS encoding MBL fold metallo-hydrolase, coding for MTVQQNKFEVEKAHLKIGPYEVCPVPTGIFGLDGGAMFGTVPKVLWEKTNPTDDKNRIQMEARGLLLKSPGCNVLIDTGNGADFVAKYGDKLGNKFAEMYGMDQSGPTLMKSLKAHGLNPEDIHHVIITHFHFDHAGGGVTEKDGKLVPTFPKATYWAQKGNLEVASHPNLREKASYYAANFQPLIDAGVLKLLDGPTQNFIPGISCIISNGHTQSQQIIQVTDGQNGLMYCADMVPTSTHVKIPWLMGYDLQPLVLMEEKTHYLGEAADKKWYLFFEHDPYCDAALIERNGHDFAVQKRFWL
- a CDS encoding lysophospholipid acyltransferase family protein — protein: MKDWDYENEQWTKLPTYLKHLPLFTRHIDFFSVCMRFLWSLILKNIIFKFYIRLKVTGVPFKTVYEKHPKLIIISNHASHLDAVSIAASIPRRYWLSVYIAAAKDYFFSNPLFMFFSQHCLGAIPIDRKDRKGEAVNLILKLLTELPRMWLIIFPEGTRSQTGKVQEFKRGVSIFSEKTQTPILFTYLEGNADLWPKGQFFAKPGRLVLHVGPVHPPGPIQEVYAAYKSWVMSFSPEAFPAETPTSSPEIKETSDDSSAE
- a CDS encoding phosphatidate cytidylyltransferase; translated protein: MDFQLPITLNIPAAWESHIYRQTVMIVLSIIFGSGAIVFFFRNKNYYFVQSWASIKSWLIAAPIMFIVMGLPTPWPLICLTCLAILGAKIFFQIMGMFQRSNFVLICYAGIIGLAACIYFDREDIYNVMPMIVLGVACLVPLIRNSYKRMIQYMSLTLLAFIFLGWSFMHLGLIMKFPNGIYQLMYLIILTEFCDNTNLAVGRYIGGWRLFPSINPRRTVGSTAVSIFLTLFLAGSMRFLLPDGSDKYWLASGLIASLGGFLGDLVMTVVRRDAGMKTVGPFIIGRGDFLHRVDRLIFVAPIYYYVMTVLL
- a CDS encoding sigma-54 dependent transcriptional regulator — encoded protein: MAKTRVFSLLIVDDDPLIHQSLKMSLPSYWKVFSAQKLEAVQFERFYHAAFVDMHLEPNKPAVGPQVIEKLMKHNPQLEVVAMSGDLSRELMESCLKAGAQRFLAKPLMPEEIAMVLEKIEALWDLRTVDPHSDRNSTRWVGQSKESQTIKKRLADLRGESKPVLIEGETGCGKEVVAKLLHEQEGERPFIAVNIASIPDNLFESEMFGHVKGAFTGADQNKIGLAEAANGGDLFLDEIEALPLTQQAKLLRFLESGEVRKVGAKESITVKARVIVASNKPLDKMVAAGEFREDLLYRLASQRVQLPPLRDRLADIDELAQHFLAMERPRRNKQFTEDGLAALKTYNWPGNVRELKRVCEQLSLTSPLPFIRAEDVNQWLTPAATPAKAPSYTVIDFAKGLNTLVDEFEAHVIRTAMKQTKSIEEASQLLQVSRSNLYKKISDYNIQED
- the serA gene encoding phosphoglycerate dehydrogenase — translated: MSELKILLTENIHAVAKERLSDEGFKVDLISHSPSEEELLKILPDYQVLGIRSKTEITKKVLEANKHLLTIGCFCIGTNQVDLPAARKWGVPVFNAPHSNTRSVAELVIAEMISLARQLGDRNTQAHLGGWVKSAEGAHEVRGKTLGIVGYGHIGSQVSVLAESMGLRVIFYDIVKKLPLGNAVGKATLGELLAESDFVTLHVPETAETKDMITKVELAWMKKGAHLINASRGTVVVIEDLVAALKEKHIAGCAIDVFPEEPASNKVKFTSPLQGIPNVILTPHIGGSTEEAQYAIGLEVAESFRRYLRIGSTSGAVNFPNVDLPVKQGTSRLLNVHRNEPGVLGEINGIISKAGANIEGQYLSTDPEIGYLVMDVHATQVQSLAEQIGKLERSIRTRVVY